The Ziziphus jujuba cultivar Dongzao chromosome 3, ASM3175591v1 region aataaaaatgtcctTCTAAGTTAAAAAGTAAtgatttattgaaaatatattcacAATATTAAATTGAAATCTATTAACATGtctgtttcatttttaattaatgaattaatattaatatactaGTTAAGCATTGTCATGTTACCAGGTGtttaatataaattgaaaattaagttcTCAACACgtgaaaactaataaataaaaatataatttgattcaTCATTTGACtgctaataaaattaaaatgcaagGAAGATGAAACATGAAATGGTTatactaaaaattttattttatttttttcaaatgagaTCAAATTATATCAATCACCACATGCAAAAATTGAGACATAAAAATATACACTTTTTTCTTAATCTTTTGTGGATCAAACAGACTAgtcttttgaaaatataaaaaaatatatatatatttttattttttaaatttcttcctCAAATTAAACTAACTGGCGCCAAAATTTAaaagcctctctctctctctctctctctctctctctgtgtgatCGTCAAACACACAAAAATGTACTGGAACGATTCACAGGAGCTTCCACACTACGaaccagaagaagaagaagacgaagacgaATACGAAGCCAATGGAGAAGAAGAACAACAATGGAGATGTTCAGTGGGCCATAGGTCCAGTCTCATTCTCCGAACCCAACAAGGAGGTGCCATCTGTCTCCTCTGCTTCTCCAACCTCGTCTCCAACCCTCTCTCTCCGACTCTCCACGTCTCCTACGCGCTCTCTCAGCTCTCCTCCGCACTCTCTCAGCCTCCGTTTCTCCGAACCCTCATCTCCTTCCACCCTCTCCTACTTGTCTCTCCTCTCGTCCATGCCCTCTCCTCCTTCGACGACCACGCCATCGCTCGCCAAGTTCTCGATCTCGTCTCCTTGCTTTGCGATTCGTCTTCTGATGGTGATGGTAGTGATTGCTCTATCCTCGCTGAGTTCGTCTCTAGGGTTTCCGATCGGTTATCTTCCGGTGCTTTGGCTTGGAGTCGGCGTCAGGTTTATACGGTAATTTTTTCATTGGATTTTTCTGTTTTCATGtggtttttagaattttattgttatttgagGAGTTGATgcgtgattttttcttttttcggctTGATGTTTTCGTTTGGTTGCTcagaaaatgaaggaaaaagggaataaaaaaaaaaaatgattctcTTTCGTTAGACAAATATCTGGTGGCTTTTCTACTTGTGTTTTAGAATTTGTTGTTATTTGAAGAATTGATGTGTTTTTTCTGTGTGATGtttttgtttggttgctgagaaaatgaagggtagaagaaaaataaatgtttcTCTTTCGTTAAACAAATATGTGGTGCCTTTTTCTACTTTCGTTCCTAGAATTTGTTGTTATTTGAAGAATTGATGTTTTTGTCCGATTGCtgagaaaatgaaggaaaaacgAAAAATAAATGTTTCTCGTTCGTTAGACAAATATCAGGTGCCTTTTCTACTTGCGTTTCTAGATTTCGATTGGATATTCTGTTTTCATGCgtatttttttgtgattttataatttgttattttcaatgGATGGATGTGTTTTGCGGCTTGATGTTTTGTTTATACGGTAATTTTTCGCCGAGAAAATGAAGGAACGGAAAACAAATGGTTACGGGCGACAGGTTTATACGGTAATTTTTCGATTGGATTGTTGCACTCGTTTGTGATTTTCGTATTTCTCTGTTTCGAGGAATGGATGTGTTTTGCATGTaatgtttggttgctgagaaaatgaaaaaaagaaaagttaactGTTTCCCGTTATCTGGTACCGCCTCCTCTAGTTGGTGTTTTTACGATTCGATGGTattgatctttttattttcctctccCTACTTTGCTTGTACTGTACTCGGACTCACCGGGTTTAATTCCAGTGCCTAATTCTTCTTTCCAATATGTGTAATTATGCAGATTATCGTTTTGTAGTCGTCCtgtttgttcaattttttgtcTGCAGAAGACGCGATGATCATCCAGTTGATGtaaatatgcaaatatatatcaATCCAATCATTGacttcttttataaaaaaaggaaaattatggtCACTTTCTCATGAAGGTAATATTACATGGATATTCATTTtggcatttttttcttttttgatactGCAGCTTCATTGCTTAGGCGTTCTCTTAAAATCCCAGAAGAACAATCCTTATACTTACATCAAAGACAAATATGGGCTTGTTTCTAATCTTGTTGCGGGTCTTCAATTGCCAAGGTAACCAGTAAAGAGAACTAAGATGTccaaatttttgggttttttttttttttttttttttccctgtgtgcgtttttatttaattgtatccTATTAAAGTTTTCTCCTTTGAATGCAGTGAGGAGATTCGAGGGGAGATCATGTTTGTTCTATACAAAGTGTCTGTTCTCCAGAATGCATCAGTGGATAGTGAAGGAATTGatcttttgttttccttttgccCTAAGCTTTTGCGCTTGTCACTGGAAGCCCTTATAAAGACCCAAAGCGATGATGTCCGGTTGAATTGTGTAGGTTTGTTATTAATTGCTTCtgggttttctttttcaaatttttttttttttttctctttcaatttttcaatctgTTTTTTGGTTACGCATAATGGGCATAAGTCGAGTGCGGtcaaacattttaaattaatttacaagTACATAATTTATACATTACAATTGTAGAAAAGAAGCGTAACATTTTACTCGTGCTTCTTTAACTATTTTGCTCTTGGTCTTCAGTTTCTCCTAATCAACTAGCTTTGTTGATCTAGATGCACttcaaattttatcaatttattcatttaaattattagtCAGTCTAAGTGTCACCATATCTGAACTCTGAACTAAAGTAACGATATTTCATTTATAATTGTGTAGCGCTTTTAACAGTGCTGGCTCAACGAGGGTTTTTTGGAAATTCATATTCAACCGATTCAAGTAGCATGGATTCCTGTGAAGATGAAACTAATAGAACGCCTTTGAATAACTTATTTGCTGAGGCCATAAAAGGCCCGTTGCTTTCAACAGACAGCCAAGTCCAAATCAGCACGGTAGATTTGCTGTTTCATTACATGTCTTGTGAATGTGCTTCAGGCAAAGAGATCCAAATCTTGGTGGAAGAAAACATTGCAGATTATGTATTTGAAATCCTAAGATTGTCAGGTGAGCAAAAATTTTGTCCGTATTATCAAATGATAGTAGGTAGCTGCTCTCTGTTTCATTTAGTCATGAGATGTTAGTTTAGAGcagctaattattttttatcagttCCATCTATCAGCAAACAAGAAATACTGCGTTTTAAGGCCTTATGTTGAGAATACAGATGGCTTAGTTTTTGACAATATTGATGTGTTCCGGACTGTATTGcctcacattttatttctttaactgAGTGCTTAAAATACTCAATTGTGACTGTATTTATTTGCTCAAAGTTTGATGAGTTAATGCTACTGAACCTCCATTTCTTATCTTCCTCTAGATATATCTCTGATAATGTTATAAAATAAAGTTCCTTCTTATGCGAAATCTAGCTATGGACTGACAAATTATTGATGAATAGAATGTAAGGATCCAGTGGTCAACCCTTGCCTTCAGGCTCTTGATCTTTTATCAACTGCTAAGCAAGCATTCAAACAGAGGCTTGTTGTTGGATTTGCAACTTTGATTCCAGTACTGCAATATGTAGCTGGAATTCCTTTTCATCCTGGTCAAAGTCAGACACTGAAGCTCATATGGAACTGTGTTTCTGATTGCCCTGGAATGGCATCTGCTTCTCATGTAAAGGAGCTGGTTCTTATTTTGACAAAGATGCTTCAAAAGCATACTGATGGAGAGATGGGAATGATTCCAGAGACGTTTATAATGGCTTGTTCAGTCTTTGTGGCTCTTACAAAATCTCCCTCTTCTCATGGAACTTTGGGTCTAACAACATCAATTAAGGAAGCATCCCAAAATGCAGTTTTATCTTGTCTAAGTGCCTCCCAAAAAAATCCCAGCTTACTTTTGCATTCACTCTACCTGCTTAAAGAAGCATATGTCTATGGCTGTGAAGAGAATTCCACCAACTCCAGTACTAAAGAACTACAAAATTGCATTGTGGATGTATGCACGACACATCTATTACCTTGGCTTGCAACCAATTTTAATGAAATGGAAGAGGAAATTATCCTGGGTGTACTGGAAACTTTTCATTCAATATTGCTTCAGGATTCTGATATACAAGCCATATTATTTGCAGAGACCCTGGTTGCATCCTCTTGGTTCAGTTTGTCCTTTGGATGTCTAGGTTTATTTCCTACTGAAAAGATGAAATGTAGAGTATATTTGATGCTTAGTTCACTAGTGGACCTTATTCTTGGAAATGATTCTGGGCAACCCATTAGAGATAACGTTTTACATCTACCATCTGATCCCATTGATTTGCTCTTTCTTCTTGGGCAAAAGAGCTCCCATAATTTGGAATTTTCATCTTGTCAATCTGCTGTTTTGACAATTTTGTATACTGCTTCTTTATATGATGAAAGGTAAATTGAGAACCTCATTCCTCATCTTCTGCTGTTTCTTAGAGTACATTTAACAATCtctatctttctctttctcatctttaatttctttcacAGACTTGCAGATGATAAGGTGGTGTTATCTTCTTTGGAACAATATATTCTTGCCAATAGTAGTGACTTTCAACATCGGTCCACTTGTTCATCTACGGTGATGAGACTTGTCTATCTTTATGGCCTTTATAGGGGCCTTGCCAAGGTAACCTACCAAATCCTCTACAGTCCAGAAGCAGAGAGGATCCTATTCCAGCTACTGAATGAAACAGAATGGGATTTACCTTCTGCTAGAATTCATCCGATATCATTAAAATGGTTGTTCCAACAGGAGAAGATTTGCAAGCCATTGTCTGATCAGATTCTGAAATTCTGCAGAAGTAATATTTCAAATTGTTCTACCATCAAGGACCATGGAAAGAATTGCACTGTAAATGTACAAGCATTAGCACAGTTAGTAGCAGCAGGAGATAATTATGGGGCAACACTTTTAGTATGCTTATTGACACAGATGGTCAAGGAAGAAGTTCGAGAGCATGAGataatttctttaattaatcTCATGACTACTATTATTGACATTTTCCCAGCTGCCTCAGATCAATTAAGCTTGCATAACATAGCGAATGCAATTCATACTTTTTATTATGAATCAAGCCATGAAAAGTCGTCACAAATATCCATGGCCATGCTAGTTTTGATTTATGACATATTATGTTCAGTGCATCCTGAAACTCTTTCTGATGATGAGACCTGGCTGGCAGTGACAATAAAGGtgactaattattttgtttaatccAGTTGCTTCATGTCTTAGTAAATATTTCATTCAATTTCACTTCTTTTGTAGTTGATGGACTATGTCAACACCGAGGCTGTGGACAAGTGGAGTAGTGATCATCTCTTTGTGTTAGGAATTCTTTCATTAATTTTGCACCACTCCTGTGACAAAGCATTTACAGAAACTTCAAAAACCATTCTTTTCAATTCTTCTCTGGGATCGACAATCAACAGAACCATTGATGCAGTATGTTTGAAGGGGCCTGCTTTGGTTGACCATGATGAAGGTTCAAGCACTGGACCATTAGTATTTGTGCTGCTGTTAAATTACTTCGCTTTAAAAAGGTTggtgcctctttttttttttttttttttttttttttttttttttttttcccccccttcctTTCTAAATGCATTCATATAGTTTGTCTTTATGCTAACCCTTTTTTTCTCCTCTAGTTTGCATGCTGTTCTACCAGGGATAGTGGATTGGCAAACATTCTTTGATCCTCTAGATAAGATGCAGCCACTTTCCTTGATTTGCATTCACTGCCATGCATTATGTAGACTGATGTATTTTGGGTCTCCACCGATCAAGCTTGTTTCTTCATACTGCTTGTTGGAATTGTTTGCAAGAATATCAGAACAGAGAATAAGAAAACGTGAGGAGTTGAAATGTACCATTGAGTACCTAAAGTCTGTGATGGCGGTATTAGAAGGCCTAGTTATTTACAACGACCTTAGGGTATCTGTGAACTGCGGCCTCTGCCTATCAATGATTCTGGGGTGGGAAATAATGGACATGGAAGAGGCCAGTGTCATTGGAAAAAATAGCTGGGGTAGAGTCATCATTGAGGAGCTAGTAATGTCCATGGCAGTTCCATGTATAGCATCAAAATCTTTCATTAGTCATTACAAGCCTGCAATTTATGTAGCTGTTGCTTTGCTAAAACTGCGGAAACATCCTCAGTGGTTGAAATCTGTATTTGATGACTCCTGCATATCTGGCATAATCGAAAACCTCACAGCCAGTAATGTGAGCACAGAGATTGTATTATTATTCCAAGAACTGCTGAACTCTGAGTTTTTGAAGACAGAACAGCTTGCAACTCTTAATCGGGTGCTCAAGGTGACATTTTTTGCTCTATGCATGCTATTATTTTTCCTCGTTTTTCTTTGGCTGTCAATGGGCGCcataatagaataataataaaatctttttgtCCCTTTTATATACTGCGAGTCTGTAAGGTTTACGTTTAACAATTTACTCTAGTCTAGCTGGTTTTAATGATCAATTTTTGCCAATTCGTATCAATGGAATATACAATCCCTGGATTTTGGGGATTTTACATTCACTAACTACTAAAATTtgcataaaaatgaaatataatactGTTATTTTGGATTTGCAGGCATGCAGAAAACATATGTATATTGATAACAATGAAGGTGATTGTGCAAAAGAGCATATAAAAAAGGCGGTCACCGTCTCAGATGATCTAGAAGAAGTTTTTGCATATCTTATTTACTTGATGTCATCTGCGTCATTTCAAAATGGGGATTCTCAGGGTTCACATTTTGGGAATAAGAGTCTGTTAGAAGAAATAGAGATGTTTTTAAGAACTTCGACAGTGGAGGATGACAGCTAGGATATCATATCATTGGAAGaaaaaatttagtaattttttttttccatggtaAAGGAAGAGAATTGAATAAATGCTGGCGTAGTGCCCTCGTGAGGCAAAAATAGTAATGCAAGGTGCTCAACTTTAGGTCATGAAAAATCATAGTTTAGGCTTTGGAATCTGATTTCTCTTTCCCTTGATAAGCTTTTATGGGCTGCTTCTACTTGTATACATCATAACCTCACAATCTCTCTTCATCTTTCACATAatacatctttaaaaaattagaaagtatcTAGAAATCTCCCATTAGACAGAGTCTCTAAATACGTATTCATATCTTCATTACATACCAATTCTATAAAATTACTAACTGCTTCAACTACAGGATATACTCTATCCaacattcacccaaaaaaaaaaaaaaaaagatatactcTATCCAACATGTTTTAAAGGAAAAAGGACCCTAATTTATGCCATTTGTAAATTAAATTGTCAACGAAATTACCCATTAAAAGTTTCTCAAATTGCTATTGTCCCTATAGCTTCAATAGGTATATATATTTGACTTGTACAAACATCTATCTGTCTAGTCCGCAggacaaaatcaaattttaggGAAAGGcagcacatttttttttttcccttgaatGTGGTGTTGCTGACCAATAAATTAATAGTGCCAAATCAATCTTAAGCACATTAAAAGTGGTACCTAAAAACTGCTCGATCAACAGAGAGTCTAGTCTGTCAGTCTGTACAAAAAGTTACAGGTTTAGTACAAAAAAGACTAGGGAATTCAATTAACTGTCTTTGATAAGCTAGCTTTAGCTCTGACTTGATTGTTCTCCCATAGACTGACATTGTTTTCCTCTCTGTTTGAACACCAAATTAATTAGGCTATGGTATGTCCATGTCTCTTTTCCTCTAACTTCAGGTTCAAGCGAGGAATATGCCATTTCACAGTTTCTAAGAAAATGTCCCTTTCCAAATGCAGTAAGAACTAGAGGATCAGTGTTCATTTCCACAGCTTTGTAAAGGAAGCCCATCCTTCTCCATATTTCTAAAGTTTCAGCCCCATCGAAACCCATATTTTTTGCATCGAATAGAATTCCAACAGTGACAAGATCAGGCATCAAATTATGAGTTAACAATTTGGAGAAAGAAATTCTCAAGCGCGTGAAATCTTTCATCTTCAAATAAGTTAACATGATAATGTTTGCAATTGTTATATTCCATGAAACTTCAGCTTCTTCCATCTCCCGAATAATGGAATCCATTCCTTTTCGACTGAGAAGACAAGCATGAGACAGAAGACGCAAACACCAAGCGAGATATGTCCCGCCATGTCTCGAAGAAAGATCAACCCCCAAGATGTCTAGTCTAGAAAACATATAATTCGCAATATAAACCTCAGCCAAGTTCCTTATCAAATTGTCCGGTAAGCGGGTCTTTGAGTCCAAAATTCTCATATAAACCTTTTCCATCTTCTCCAAGATTCCAAATCTAGCATAAGCCTCGAGCATTGCAACCAATGTGGAAGATTGCAAACGCATTCTTTTCGAAAGCATGGTTTGATAAACTCTTTCCATTCTTTTGAGCAATCCAGCTCGAGAAAACTCTCGGATAAGCATATTATAAGTAATATGGTCAGGAGGACAACCATTCAACTCCATCTTCTTCACATACATTCCCATCTCATCATACATTTTGTGTTTTCCATAAGCTTCAATCAGACCTTCATAGGTATCAGTTTCCGGTGCCACATTCATTTCTTTCATCTCATTAAGAAAACGTAAAGCTTCATCGAAGTTCCCTTTTCTAGCATAACCATGAATAATTGAATTGTAAGACTCCAAAGAAGGACAAAGTTCATATTTCTTCATCTCTAGAAATAACTTTACTGCTTCTTCCACCAAATTCTCTTCACCAAGCAGTTTAATTATCTTATTGTAGTTCAACTCATTAATCCTCGATTCCTCAATCTGCTTCCACATATCAAACACCTGTTTACaggttcaaatttttttttcaaatttcatctATAAAGTTAGTAATCCCAGCAAGATTTTTCCATGATGCTGTGGTTGTATTATAAGAAACTGCACGttagaagatatatatatatatatatatataaaacaatatatagaaAAGACCCAAGTCTTAAATCCTTCATAAAAACTCccagaaaacaaaattttcagtaACCCACCAAAACCCAGAACCCAAATTgtaaattttagtaatattaGAATCTCAAAGAGCAAACATcagagagaaaaagagggacaaaaaaacaaattacctGAAGAATCTCATTGAATCTTGAAGCATGTTTGAGGAATCCAATAACAGCCCAGAAATGTTCCCTGCTCCAATCACCATCTTCACTAAGCACTTGCAAAGGGCAAGAATCTTTCTTGCTGAGCTTTTTGAGCAAGGCTTTAAGGCTTCGGTGCTGATGGAAAGTCTCAACAAGAAGGGTCGTGTGCGTTGCGGAGCTATGCTGTGGAACAGAGAAGATAGAAAGGGAGAATTGTTTAGGATTGGAATAGGAGGGTTTAGGGCTTTGGAGAATAGGGTTTTGGGGACAGAGAAAGGCTTTGTTAGAGGGATTGAATCTCCATGGAAGTCCTACTTTGACATGGCAATGGTTCAATCCAAGTACACTATCCATGTGCTTCCTTTCATTCTCCGTCTGTTCCACtgcttattttttttgggtctgtgAGTCTGGATTTCGGATTAtccatttcttttattattattttatttctacttttttttttttcccaatttttttataaattttttttatttattttttgtccctAAGGTAAGGATCcggttaaaattattttgtttatacatatttttggttcatttattatatatattttttttcacttgatTGGTACCAAGTTTATATTCtcatgtggattttttttttcttttttggtttttcgttGGGAAATGAATATAACAAAATGCTGATCAATAAGAGTTTCAAACAGTTCACTTATGGTTGGAGGACCTAATTAAGCCCCACAAAGAGTTAATTTTGGTAATGGAAATTATAGCATCAAGTTTTTTatattcagaaaataattaaaaaaaatgagttgGAGTATGATCATGAGAAAATGGTAGAGAGTGGAAGGTATATGATCTTATTTTGGAAGAGCGGAAATGAATTTGCAAGTTGAATTTTGATGATTgctttatcattattgttaagTGCTATGAACAAGAATCCATGAGAGTAGGTTGCTTTATTGTGGCCACATTTTCCTTGAttaaatgtttataaatatatatttatatattgattttaaaaaacctACATTAGGAATATGTCAGGATCGTTGTACGATAAATTTATTGTAGAACTCAGTGGGAAAAAATCAGAAGAAAAAATTGGATGGAAAAAAAACgtggttaaatttttttcacGTATCAAATCAACATCTTGTCAATTATAGGAAATATTAAGTCACCTAAATGGTGCACAAATTTTTTGTATCCAGACTCAAATTTCAATTATCATTTTGACCTTTACTATTTTTTGTCTAATAACTTTAATTGGTATTacgaaaagataataataataataataataataataaaaaaaattttagtcaGTGTCAATTGTGACAGACAAATCAATTTGAAGGAAAAGATGAAATTGAGCAATTTCTATAATATTcatatgtttattaattattgaagaattcaatttcataaaaactTTCGTACATTGATCTTAAATTTGAATTCCTCACCTTcaagataacaataataataaaaataaaaaaaaactttgagaaagaaataacaTTTATATTTAAAGCATTTTTTCTTTGGGACAAATATATGGCAACCGGTTGAGTGAAGAAAAATGGTTGGTATGAGGATCAATCGGATGAAAAAGCTTAATTAGTATATTTGGGTGACCCACAACCCGTCAGTTCATGGTTGGACTTGGAATTAGgtgtaattattaattatttgatgcGGTTCacatatattttagtttaactGAAATACTAATTAtgggatttaataaattaatagataaatcAAGTGTTAGATTTTTGTTGGTTAATTAAGAAGAGTTAGAAATTTAATTGAAATCAACTGCTTTAAGGGAAACattatatataagttaatataAATTGTTCCTCTCAAAGTCTTATTATACATGTGTCTTTTCCATTAACAAGAGTGCATAAAGAGAATGGAATGTGAGAGAAACACAGTTTATACCTTGATTGGTTTTTAGTTGATTCAaggatatacatacatatacatatatatagttgggCCGTAGATGCCAGCAGTACAAATCAAAATTGAAGGGTAGGAAATTTCATCACATGTTAGGTTCGTATATAATCCATGTGATCGGTCCTCAGACTAacctctctgtatatatatatatatatatatatatatatatatatagtggatTCAGGTATGTATTTAAATGTGATAATCATAAGTTTAAAGATCTAGCTATTtagatttgttattatttatgtatattcaGAATAATTTACATTAGGATACTGCTCTTGAGGGTTAAAATGGCTGTGTTTCGTTGAAGGGAGCGGTAAGCTTAAAAAAGAGCCTTTAGAATACTAACTAAACAAAATGCTGTAAATAAAATTCTTAATCTaggaataattattattattttttaagaaagacAAGGGTAGTATTTTCATGTACCAGCGAATTTATCAAATCACCATTAAATTAGGTTAATCAAATGGTGAATTGAGGTT contains the following coding sequences:
- the LOC107421935 gene encoding protein PUTATIVE RECOMBINATION INITIATION DEFECT 1 isoform X1, giving the protein MYWNDSQELPHYEPEEEEDEDEYEANGEEEQQWRCSVGHRSSLILRTQQGGAICLLCFSNLVSNPLSPTLHVSYALSQLSSALSQPPFLRTLISFHPLLLVSPLVHALSSFDDHAIARQVLDLVSLLCDSSSDGDGSDCSILAEFVSRVSDRLSSGALAWSRRQVYTLHCLGVLLKSQKNNPYTYIKDKYGLVSNLVAGLQLPSEEIRGEIMFVLYKVSVLQNASVDSEGIDLLFSFCPKLLRLSLEALIKTQSDDVRLNCVALLTVLAQRGFFGNSYSTDSSSMDSCEDETNRTPLNNLFAEAIKGPLLSTDSQVQISTVDLLFHYMSCECASGKEIQILVEENIADYVFEILRLSECKDPVVNPCLQALDLLSTAKQAFKQRLVVGFATLIPVLQYVAGIPFHPGQSQTLKLIWNCVSDCPGMASASHVKELVLILTKMLQKHTDGEMGMIPETFIMACSVFVALTKSPSSHGTLGLTTSIKEASQNAVLSCLSASQKNPSLLLHSLYLLKEAYVYGCEENSTNSSTKELQNCIVDVCTTHLLPWLATNFNEMEEEIILGVLETFHSILLQDSDIQAILFAETLVASSWFSLSFGCLGLFPTEKMKCRVYLMLSSLVDLILGNDSGQPIRDNVLHLPSDPIDLLFLLGQKSSHNLEFSSCQSAVLTILYTASLYDERLADDKVVLSSLEQYILANSSDFQHRSTCSSTVMRLVYLYGLYRGLAKVTYQILYSPEAERILFQLLNETEWDLPSARIHPISLKWLFQQEKICKPLSDQILKFCRSNISNCSTIKDHGKNCTVNVQALAQLVAAGDNYGATLLVCLLTQMVKEEVREHEIISLINLMTTIIDIFPAASDQLSLHNIANAIHTFYYESSHEKSSQISMAMLVLIYDILCSVHPETLSDDETWLAVTIKLMDYVNTEAVDKWSSDHLFVLGILSLILHHSCDKAFTETSKTILFNSSLGSTINRTIDAVCLKGPALVDHDEGSSTGPLVFVLLLNYFALKSLHAVLPGIVDWQTFFDPLDKMQPLSLICIHCHALCRLMYFGSPPIKLVSSYCLLELFARISEQRIRKREELKCTIEYLKSVMAVLEGLVIYNDLRVSVNCGLCLSMILGWEIMDMEEASVIGKNSWGRVIIEELVMSMAVPCIASKSFISHYKPAIYVAVALLKLRKHPQWLKSVFDDSCISGIIENLTASNVSTEIVLLFQELLNSEFLKTEQLATLNRVLKACRKHMYIDNNEGDCAKEHIKKAVTVSDDLEEVFAYLIYLMSSASFQNGDSQGSHFGNKSLLEEIEMFLRTSTVEDDS
- the LOC107421935 gene encoding protein PUTATIVE RECOMBINATION INITIATION DEFECT 1 isoform X2, whose translation is MKERKTNGYGRQVYTLHCLGVLLKSQKNNPYTYIKDKYGLVSNLVAGLQLPSEEIRGEIMFVLYKVSVLQNASVDSEGIDLLFSFCPKLLRLSLEALIKTQSDDVRLNCVALLTVLAQRGFFGNSYSTDSSSMDSCEDETNRTPLNNLFAEAIKGPLLSTDSQVQISTVDLLFHYMSCECASGKEIQILVEENIADYVFEILRLSECKDPVVNPCLQALDLLSTAKQAFKQRLVVGFATLIPVLQYVAGIPFHPGQSQTLKLIWNCVSDCPGMASASHVKELVLILTKMLQKHTDGEMGMIPETFIMACSVFVALTKSPSSHGTLGLTTSIKEASQNAVLSCLSASQKNPSLLLHSLYLLKEAYVYGCEENSTNSSTKELQNCIVDVCTTHLLPWLATNFNEMEEEIILGVLETFHSILLQDSDIQAILFAETLVASSWFSLSFGCLGLFPTEKMKCRVYLMLSSLVDLILGNDSGQPIRDNVLHLPSDPIDLLFLLGQKSSHNLEFSSCQSAVLTILYTASLYDERLADDKVVLSSLEQYILANSSDFQHRSTCSSTVMRLVYLYGLYRGLAKVTYQILYSPEAERILFQLLNETEWDLPSARIHPISLKWLFQQEKICKPLSDQILKFCRSNISNCSTIKDHGKNCTVNVQALAQLVAAGDNYGATLLVCLLTQMVKEEVREHEIISLINLMTTIIDIFPAASDQLSLHNIANAIHTFYYESSHEKSSQISMAMLVLIYDILCSVHPETLSDDETWLAVTIKLMDYVNTEAVDKWSSDHLFVLGILSLILHHSCDKAFTETSKTILFNSSLGSTINRTIDAVCLKGPALVDHDEGSSTGPLVFVLLLNYFALKSLHAVLPGIVDWQTFFDPLDKMQPLSLICIHCHALCRLMYFGSPPIKLVSSYCLLELFARISEQRIRKREELKCTIEYLKSVMAVLEGLVIYNDLRVSVNCGLCLSMILGWEIMDMEEASVIGKNSWGRVIIEELVMSMAVPCIASKSFISHYKPAIYVAVALLKLRKHPQWLKSVFDDSCISGIIENLTASNVSTEIVLLFQELLNSEFLKTEQLATLNRVLKACRKHMYIDNNEGDCAKEHIKKAVTVSDDLEEVFAYLIYLMSSASFQNGDSQGSHFGNKSLLEEIEMFLRTSTVEDDS
- the LOC107421935 gene encoding protein PUTATIVE RECOMBINATION INITIATION DEFECT 1 isoform X3 encodes the protein MFVLYKVSVLQNASVDSEGIDLLFSFCPKLLRLSLEALIKTQSDDVRLNCVALLTVLAQRGFFGNSYSTDSSSMDSCEDETNRTPLNNLFAEAIKGPLLSTDSQVQISTVDLLFHYMSCECASGKEIQILVEENIADYVFEILRLSECKDPVVNPCLQALDLLSTAKQAFKQRLVVGFATLIPVLQYVAGIPFHPGQSQTLKLIWNCVSDCPGMASASHVKELVLILTKMLQKHTDGEMGMIPETFIMACSVFVALTKSPSSHGTLGLTTSIKEASQNAVLSCLSASQKNPSLLLHSLYLLKEAYVYGCEENSTNSSTKELQNCIVDVCTTHLLPWLATNFNEMEEEIILGVLETFHSILLQDSDIQAILFAETLVASSWFSLSFGCLGLFPTEKMKCRVYLMLSSLVDLILGNDSGQPIRDNVLHLPSDPIDLLFLLGQKSSHNLEFSSCQSAVLTILYTASLYDERLADDKVVLSSLEQYILANSSDFQHRSTCSSTVMRLVYLYGLYRGLAKVTYQILYSPEAERILFQLLNETEWDLPSARIHPISLKWLFQQEKICKPLSDQILKFCRSNISNCSTIKDHGKNCTVNVQALAQLVAAGDNYGATLLVCLLTQMVKEEVREHEIISLINLMTTIIDIFPAASDQLSLHNIANAIHTFYYESSHEKSSQISMAMLVLIYDILCSVHPETLSDDETWLAVTIKLMDYVNTEAVDKWSSDHLFVLGILSLILHHSCDKAFTETSKTILFNSSLGSTINRTIDAVCLKGPALVDHDEGSSTGPLVFVLLLNYFALKSLHAVLPGIVDWQTFFDPLDKMQPLSLICIHCHALCRLMYFGSPPIKLVSSYCLLELFARISEQRIRKREELKCTIEYLKSVMAVLEGLVIYNDLRVSVNCGLCLSMILGWEIMDMEEASVIGKNSWGRVIIEELVMSMAVPCIASKSFISHYKPAIYVAVALLKLRKHPQWLKSVFDDSCISGIIENLTASNVSTEIVLLFQELLNSEFLKTEQLATLNRVLKACRKHMYIDNNEGDCAKEHIKKAVTVSDDLEEVFAYLIYLMSSASFQNGDSQGSHFGNKSLLEEIEMFLRTSTVEDDS